In the genome of Candidatus Krumholzibacteriia bacterium, the window TCGCGCGCCTGGGCGACGACGCTCCGGAATCCTCGCTCGTTTTCCGGAAGTCGAGGATCGGGCCGAACGCGATGGCGCTGCCCGGCGACACGATCGTCCTCACCGACGAGCTCGTGGATCTCTACGACGGCGACGATCCCGTCCTGGCGGTGCTGTTGCACGAACTCGGACACGTCCGGCACCGTCATGCGCTGCGGGCGGCGCTGCATCGGGCATCGCTCACGGCGCTGGTGACCTTCGTCCTCGGCGACGTCGTGGACGTCCTGTCATTGGCGGGGGCGCTGCCGACCATGCTGGTCGAAACGGGGTATTCGCGTGCCTTCGAACGTGAGGCCGACACCTACGCGCTGCAGGGCTGTGCGGTCTCGGGGCTGGGGGCGGAGGCGCTCGTCACGGCATTCGAGGGGTTGCTCGCGGAGACCGGATCCCGGGACCGGGGCTGGCTGTCGACGCACCCGGGGCTCGGCGAGCGGGTGGAGCGGGCGCGGACCTTCCTCGGGACATCGAGCGCCGATCCGACCGCTCCCTGAGTCCGGCGTTCCGTGCTTCGCCCTCGACGGGAACGCCACGCTTCGTCCATCGTATCCTTTCGGAAATCCCGTTTCCCCGTTCCGGAGCCCGCCCATGCTGCGCACCCTGATCCTCGTCTTCGCCCTCGCCACGCCGGCGGTGGGCAGCGACGCTCCCTCGACCACCCCGGCCGAGGCCACGCGGACCGAGGTCGGCCAGACGGCGCCGTCCTTCGCGCTGACGACGGTCGACGGCAGGGTGTTCGACCTGGAGGAACAGCGCGGCAAGGTCGTGCTGCTGAACTTCTGGGCCACGTGGTGCCCGCCGTGCATCGCCGAGATGCCGGCCTTGCGCGACCGCGTGTACGAACGCTTCGCCGGCGACGACTTCGCCATGCTCTGCATCGCCCGCGAGGAGGACGACGCGAAGATCGTCCCCTTCGCCGAGAAGCACGAGGTGACGGCCCTGCCGATGGCCGGCGACGTCGACCGCAGCGTCTACGCGCTGTACGCCGAGCACACGATCCCGCGCAACGTGGTGATCGACCGCGACGGGCGGATCGTCTTCCAGTCCTTCGGATTCGAGGAAGACGAGTTCGCGGAGATGATCGAGGTGATCGAGGAGCAGATCGCGATCCAGGCGGTGGGCACACCGCTGCGCGTAGAGCGCGACGGCGACTAGCCCAGGCCCAGTGCCCGGCCACCCTGGTAGACCGCGAAGCTCGCCACCCAGGCCAACAGGGTCATGTAGGTGAAGAGGAAGGCCGGCCAGCGCCAGGCCTTGGTCTCGCGGTAGACGGCGGCCAGCGTGCTCATGCACTGACAGCTCAGGGCGATGAAGACCATCAACGACAGGCCGACCAGCGGGGTGTAGACGGGAGAGCCGTCGGCGTAGGTCTCGTTGCGGATGTGTTCGCGCAGGGTGGCCGATTCCTCGTCGACCGCGTCGCCCACGCCGTAGACCACGCCCATGGTCGAGATGAAGACCTCGCGGGCGGCAAAGGCGCCGATGAGGCCCACGCCGATCTTCCAGTCGTAGCCCAGGGGCTCGATCACGGGCTCGATCGCGTGGCCGAGGCGTGCGCCGTAGCTCTGCAGGAAGATGTCGTTGGCTTCCTGGGCCTCGAGCTCGCCCAGGGCCTCTTCCTGGGCGGCCGGATTCTCGATGGCGGCCACGGTCTCGGTGCGCAGGGCGTCGTAGTCGGTCTCGAGCGCGGGGTTCTGCGGGAAGCTCAGGAGCACCCACAGGATGATCGTGCAGATCAGGATCACGCGGCCGGCCTCGCTCAGGAACAGCGACGCCCGTTGCCACATCATGCGCAGGACGCTGGCCCAGTGCGGGACGCGGTAGGGTGGCAGTTCGAGCAGCAACGGCACCTGCGGTCCCTTGAACACGAACTTGCCCATCACGCCGGCGGCGATCAGCGCGATGATGGTGCTGAACACGTACATCGCGACCATCAGCATGCCCTGCACGGGCAGGAATCCCAGGACGGTGGTCGGCGGGAAGAGCGCGGCGATCAGCAGGGTGTAGACGGGCAGGCGTGCCGAGCAGGTCATGAGCGGGATCGCCATCATCGTGATCATGCGATGCCGCCGACTCTCCATGGTCCGCGTGGCCATCACGGCGGGTACCGCGCACGCGAAGCCGCTGAGCATGGGCACGAAGGCGCGACCGTGCAGGCCGAGCTTGTTCATGACGCGGTCCATCAGGTAAGCGACCCGGGCCATGTACCCGGTGTCCTCCATCAGTCCGATGAGGAAGAACAGCAGCAGGATCTGCGGAAGGAAGACCACCACGCTGCCGACACCGGCGATCACGCCCTCGACGAGGAAGTCGCGCGCCAGCGACGGGGGCATGACGTTCTCGATCCCGTTGGCAATGGCGCCGAAGGCGGTCTCGACGAGACCGATCGCGGGATCGGCCCAACTGAAGAGCGACTGGAAGAGCACGCCCATCGCCAGCAGGAAGATGGCGAAACCGAAGATCGGGTGCAGCAGGGCCGTGTCGAGCCGCTCGGTGCGCGAGCGCGCGGGCGGAGCGGTCGAGATGACGGCCGAGGCCGCGTGTTCGTCGATCCACTGGTAACGCCCGCGGATCACCTGGGACTCGATCTCGCGACCGTCGGCGTCGGCGCGTGCCCGGCGCTCGGCGACGATCGCGCGCAGCTCGGCGGGGATCGACTGCAGTTCGTCCTCGTCGTCGAGCGAAAGCAGTGCCCACAGGCCGAAGGCCCAGCGCTTGTCTTGGTTGCCGCCGGCCCAGTTCTCGGGTACGAGCCGGGCGACCTGGTCGATGTCCTCGAGTAGCGCGGGGTGTTCGGGCCGCCAGCGCCAGCCCGGGCGTCCCTGCGACGGGTCGGTCAGCACGCGGTCCATGGCGGCGCGCAGTTCGTCAACGCCTTCGCCGCGGTGGCAGACCATGCGCACCACGGGCACGCCGAGCGCACGCTCCAGCGCTTCGGCGTCGAGACGCTGGCCACGGCGCGACAACATGTCGGTCATCGTGAGCGCCACGACGGTCGGGACGCCGAGTTCGAGCACCTGCAGCACCAGGTACAGATTGCGCGAGAGCTGGGTGGAGTCGACGGCCATCACCAGCAGGTCGGGCGTCTGGTTGCCCTCGAGGCCGGCGATCGCCTGGATCGCGATCTGCTCCTCGGCGCTGCGTCCCGAGAGGCTGTAGGTGCCCGGGACGTCGAGCACCTCGACGTGACCGGCGCCGGTCAGGCGCGTGTGGCCGACGTGACGCTCGACCGTCACGCCGGGGTAGTTGGTGACCTTGAGATCCTGCCCCGTCAGGCGATTGAACAGGGAGGTCTTGCCGACGTTGGGGTTGCCGGCGATGGCCACCAGGGGAGTGCCGGTGGCCGTGCGCGTGTCGGTCATGTCAGCTCTGGAGCAGGAGAGCGCTGGCTTCGGACTTCCGGAGAGTCAGGTGGCAGCCCCGGACCTCGATCTCGACGAGGCCCTCGATGTTGGCGCGGCGCACCACCCGGATCGGCGTTCCCGGCAGGAGCCCCATCTCCATGAGACGGCGGCGGAAGGAGCGCTCGCCCCCGATTTCCGCGAGGCGACCGTGCGTGCCCGTGCTGGCGTCGACGAGGCTGGTCATG includes:
- a CDS encoding M48 family metallopeptidase, with the translated sequence MRTIPRGALRLEAALGSAARVARLDDGGRLEFEPGADLGPLEEAIGPGERPWLTRWERSLPLAVGSALALLLVVFLGFRFGVPMAAEGVAGRLNDDIRGALGRQTLRTLDRVAFEPSRMPSAERARIRRAFGDVVARLGDDAPESSLVFRKSRIGPNAMALPGDTIVLTDELVDLYDGDDPVLAVLLHELGHVRHRHALRAALHRASLTALVTFVLGDVVDVLSLAGALPTMLVETGYSRAFEREADTYALQGCAVSGLGAEALVTAFEGLLAETGSRDRGWLSTHPGLGERVERARTFLGTSSADPTAP
- a CDS encoding TlpA disulfide reductase family protein — translated: MLRTLILVFALATPAVGSDAPSTTPAEATRTEVGQTAPSFALTTVDGRVFDLEEQRGKVVLLNFWATWCPPCIAEMPALRDRVYERFAGDDFAMLCIAREEDDAKIVPFAEKHEVTALPMAGDVDRSVYALYAEHTIPRNVVIDRDGRIVFQSFGFEEDEFAEMIEVIEEQIAIQAVGTPLRVERDGD
- the feoB gene encoding ferrous iron transport protein B; protein product: MTDTRTATGTPLVAIAGNPNVGKTSLFNRLTGQDLKVTNYPGVTVERHVGHTRLTGAGHVEVLDVPGTYSLSGRSAEEQIAIQAIAGLEGNQTPDLLVMAVDSTQLSRNLYLVLQVLELGVPTVVALTMTDMLSRRGQRLDAEALERALGVPVVRMVCHRGEGVDELRAAMDRVLTDPSQGRPGWRWRPEHPALLEDIDQVARLVPENWAGGNQDKRWAFGLWALLSLDDEDELQSIPAELRAIVAERRARADADGREIESQVIRGRYQWIDEHAASAVISTAPPARSRTERLDTALLHPIFGFAIFLLAMGVLFQSLFSWADPAIGLVETAFGAIANGIENVMPPSLARDFLVEGVIAGVGSVVVFLPQILLLFFLIGLMEDTGYMARVAYLMDRVMNKLGLHGRAFVPMLSGFACAVPAVMATRTMESRRHRMITMMAIPLMTCSARLPVYTLLIAALFPPTTVLGFLPVQGMLMVAMYVFSTIIALIAAGVMGKFVFKGPQVPLLLELPPYRVPHWASVLRMMWQRASLFLSEAGRVILICTIILWVLLSFPQNPALETDYDALRTETVAAIENPAAQEEALGELEAQEANDIFLQSYGARLGHAIEPVIEPLGYDWKIGVGLIGAFAAREVFISTMGVVYGVGDAVDEESATLREHIRNETYADGSPVYTPLVGLSLMVFIALSCQCMSTLAAVYRETKAWRWPAFLFTYMTLLAWVASFAVYQGGRALGLG
- a CDS encoding FeoA family protein; this encodes MTSLVDASTGTHGRLAEIGGERSFRRRLMEMGLLPGTPIRVVRRANIEGLVEIEVRGCHLTLRKSEASALLLQS